The following coding sequences are from one Paenibacillus sp. FSL R5-0912 window:
- a CDS encoding CheR family methyltransferase, which produces MAEREEPALTPDPDYTGFIHNVKQSTGIDLAQYKEAQMKRRLTTLRMKNGYNSFSDFYAAMMKDKALFYEFLDRMTINVSEFWRNPNRWEVLRDVILPDLQRSGRRLKLWSAACSTGEEPYTLAMILSDKNILAQTGILATDIDDGALAKAKQGLYLERSLKDVPKDVADRYFTPEGPVFKVSDGLKKSIDFRKQNLLLDKFDEGFDLIICRNVMIYFTEEAKNKLYHKFSASLRPGGYLFVGSTEQIFTPAQYGFESTETFFYRKK; this is translated from the coding sequence ATGGCAGAACGTGAAGAACCCGCATTAACCCCAGACCCGGATTACACCGGATTTATTCATAATGTCAAACAGAGCACCGGAATTGATCTCGCCCAGTATAAGGAAGCGCAGATGAAGCGGCGTCTTACGACGCTCCGCATGAAGAACGGTTACAATTCTTTTAGTGATTTTTATGCCGCAATGATGAAGGACAAGGCTTTATTCTATGAATTTCTCGACCGGATGACCATTAATGTCTCCGAATTCTGGCGTAATCCGAACCGCTGGGAAGTATTAAGGGATGTTATTCTGCCTGATCTTCAGCGTTCCGGCCGCAGACTGAAGCTGTGGAGTGCCGCCTGTTCTACCGGAGAAGAACCTTATACACTGGCGATGATCCTGTCAGACAAGAATATTCTGGCCCAGACCGGTATTCTGGCAACAGATATTGATGACGGGGCATTGGCCAAAGCGAAGCAGGGGTTATATCTGGAGCGTTCCTTAAAAGATGTCCCTAAAGATGTGGCTGACCGGTATTTCACTCCGGAGGGACCCGTGTTCAAGGTCAGTGATGGGCTGAAGAAGAGTATCGATTTCCGTAAGCAGAATCTGCTGCTCGATAAGTTTGATGAAGGCTTCGACCTGATCATCTGCCGGAATGTAATGATCTATTTCACTGAAGAAGCCAAGAATAAGCTGTATCACAAATTCTCGGCCAGCCTGCGTCCCGGCGGCTATCTGTTCGTGGGCAGCACGGAACAGATTTTCACGCCCGCGCAGTATGGATTCGAATCTACAGAAACCTTCTTCTACCGCAAGAAATAG
- the ndk gene encoding nucleoside-diphosphate kinase yields MEQTYLMIKPDGVQRGLIGRIVARLEDKGFKLVAAKLITITEAQAKKHYAEHEGKDFFPELVGFITSGPVFAMVWEGDDVVALSRLLIGKTKVGEALPGTIRGDYASHTPLNLIHGSDSPESAAREIANFFAPSELAQYNKDISVWM; encoded by the coding sequence ATGGAACAAACGTATCTGATGATCAAACCAGACGGTGTACAACGCGGATTGATCGGGCGTATTGTCGCCCGCCTGGAGGATAAGGGATTCAAGCTGGTTGCTGCGAAGCTGATTACCATTACGGAAGCACAAGCCAAGAAGCACTACGCAGAGCATGAAGGTAAAGATTTCTTCCCGGAACTGGTAGGCTTTATCACCTCCGGTCCTGTGTTTGCCATGGTATGGGAAGGCGATGATGTTGTAGCACTGTCGCGTCTGCTGATCGGCAAAACCAAAGTGGGCGAGGCATTGCCGGGAACGATCCGCGGTGACTATGCCAGCCACACCCCGCTTAATTTGATCCACGGATCAGACTCGCCGGAAAGCGCAGCACGTGAAATTGCCAATTTCTTTGCTCCGTCTGAACTGGCCCAGTATAACAAAGACATCTCAGTCTGGATGTAA
- a CDS encoding polyprenyl synthetase family protein, whose protein sequence is MKRMQIFGLLNKDMDQIEKELYRSVQGDDDLLTETSLHLLKAGGKRLRPVFVLMGGKFGQYDLDKLKRVAIPLELIHSASLVHDDVIDNAELRRGEPTVKAKWGDKIAMYTGDYIYAKALVMTSELKNPRIHQLLSKAMVEMSIGEMEQIRDFFNSGQSVRHYLRRIRRKTALLIAVSCQLGALAAEAEPETARLLYNYGYNVGMAFQIRDDLLDLSGTEKQIGKPPGSDMRQGNITLPVIYSLQDSRLREGLMEELERIRAGNGGVGRAIDLILSGDGIARAEELASRYISKALEALEQLPGNRTKRNLRDIAFFVTGRAY, encoded by the coding sequence ATGAAGCGAATGCAAATATTCGGCTTGCTGAACAAAGATATGGATCAGATTGAAAAGGAACTGTACCGCAGTGTCCAGGGTGATGATGACCTGCTGACAGAAACCTCGCTGCACCTGCTCAAGGCGGGAGGCAAGCGCCTTCGTCCGGTATTTGTCCTCATGGGCGGCAAATTCGGACAATATGACCTCGACAAGCTGAAGCGTGTTGCAATTCCGCTGGAGCTGATACATAGCGCCTCGCTTGTCCACGATGATGTCATCGATAATGCTGAACTGCGGCGGGGGGAGCCCACCGTCAAGGCGAAATGGGGCGACAAGATCGCCATGTATACCGGCGACTATATCTATGCCAAGGCACTGGTCATGACTTCGGAGCTGAAGAATCCCCGGATTCATCAGCTCCTCTCCAAAGCTATGGTGGAGATGTCAATCGGAGAGATGGAGCAGATTCGTGATTTCTTCAACAGCGGGCAGAGCGTACGTCATTACCTGCGGAGAATCCGCCGCAAGACAGCACTGCTAATAGCCGTCAGCTGTCAGCTCGGCGCCCTGGCTGCAGAAGCAGAGCCGGAGACAGCAAGGCTGCTCTATAATTACGGATATAACGTGGGGATGGCGTTTCAGATCCGTGATGATCTGCTCGATCTTTCCGGAACGGAGAAGCAAATCGGCAAACCGCCTGGCAGTGATATGCGCCAGGGCAACATTACATTGCCGGTGATTTACAGCCTGCAGGACTCAAGGCTGCGCGAAGGACTGATGGAAGAGCTGGAACGGATCCGCGCGGGGAATGGCGGGGTTGGCCGTGCAATCGACCTGATCCTTTCCGGGGACGGAATTGCCCGTGCGGAGGAGCTGGCTTCCCGTTACATCTCTAAGGCGCTGGAGGCGCTGGAGCAGCTCCCGGGCAACAGGACCAAACGTAATCTGCGCGACATCGCCTTTTTTGTCACAGGACGCGCTTATTAA